From Quercus lobata isolate SW786 chromosome 11, ValleyOak3.0 Primary Assembly, whole genome shotgun sequence:
CAGGTAATGCCCATTCTATTTCCAAACTTTGTTATGCTGATGATTTAATGCTATTCTGTAAAGCTAAAATGTATGAGCTTAATGTTTTAGATATATTGTTACTGGTCGGGATAGGTCATCAGTGTGGAAAAgtctagggtttttccttcCAAGGGAGTCAGCcaacaattttcaaatcaaattaaaagcTGTTAGGGGATAAACAAACTTCCCTCAAACTCAAAATACTTGGGTGTGCCTCTTTTCTCCTCGGCAAGTAGATCCAGGGATCTAAACCCAATCAAAGAGAAGTTAGAAAATAAACTCTCGGGTTGGAAGAGCAAAAACTTATCCTGGCAAGGTAGAGCAACCCTTATCAAATTGGTTGCACAGGCCATTCTAGCCTATTCAATGATAGCCATTCAATATCCTAGAGAGCTGTGCAAGTGCTTGGATGCTGTTGTTAGATGGTTCTGGTGGAACCCAAAGTCTAATTCTGGCTCGTTCCTGACACCCATTGCTTGGTCGTATTTATGTTGGCCTCTAAAGGAAGGAGACTTGGGTTTTAGAAAATTCTGGGACTTCAATCAAGCTCTAATTTCCAAGTTAGCCTAGTGGATTCTTTCAGAGAAAGATTGTTTGTGTGTAAAAGTGCCCAGAGCAAAATACAAAGTTAGGGGCAATTGGCTAAACCATAAGACTGTGGGGTCTCCCTCCAAGATTTGGAGAAGCTTAGAAGGCACGAAATCTCTGCTTGCTCGAAGTGCCTGCATGTTGATAGGTAATGGAAACACAATCAGAATATGGGAGGACCCTTGGATTCCAGATCTTCCTAATTTCATCCCGAGTCCAAGGGAGGGGACCGGTCTAGAATTGGCACTTATTGTTTCACAACTAATCAACCAAGAAGGCTGGGATCTTACCAAAATAAGAAATACTTTTGATGAGACTACATCCCAGCTCATCCAAAAAATCCCCCTCTCACGGCTTGCTCCAAAAGATTGTTGGATGTGGATCTCCAATAGCACAGGGGAGTTTTCGGTTAAGTCCGCTTATTGGTTAAGTAGAAACATTAGCCCTCCCATAAACCAAGATGCAACTCACGGCCTCATTTGGAAGTCAAAAATCCATGAAAGGCTCAAAATGCACTTGTGGCGTATTGCGGCAAATTGCTTACCTACTAAAGATCGTTTAGCCAGATTCTATGATTTAGATGATGTCCTTTGCCCTCTTTGCAAGGATACTGAAGAATCTAGCCTTCATCTCTTTATCTCTTGCCCCTTTACGAGAGCTGTGTGGTTTAATTCCCAATGGGGACTAAGgttagaaaatttgaacttaaaCTCTCCTTCTTATCTTATTGGGGTCTTCCTTAATCCTCCCGCTGAAGGTAATATTGTGGGGGTTAAAAGGGATGAATTCTTATTGTTTGGGGCTGTCATTTGCGAAGCCATTTGGAGGGCTAGAAACCAAGCTATCTTTGAAGGCAAAGAAACTAATCCAATTGAGCTATGCCAGAAAGTTGATAAGTCCATAGGTGAGCACAAAATGCCCATAGCAACTCAGTTGGGCTTCCAATTGCTGAAACAAGATCAAAGGTGGAAGAAACCACCCAGAGattcaatcaaaataaatgtTGATGCTGCTTTCAAAGATGATAAATCCTCCATTGCAGCGGTTGCTAGAGATTGAAGAGGTGAAGTGGTTTTTGCTTGTGCTAAGAGAGTATATTCCAACCTCCCTTTTCAGGCAGAAGCAGAAGCCATTAAATGGGCTTTAAGTTTAGCTAAAAGTATTGATGCAGCTACTATAATTATGGAGAGTGACTCCAAAGGCTGTGTAGACGCTCTAGCTCCTTCTGGTAATCAGGTTCCCTGGAGAATTAGAGGTTTATGCAATGAAATTCTCAACTTCTTGTCACTTATTCTTGGCTATCATGTCGCCTGGATCCCTAGGGGGACAAATAAAGCAGCTCGTTCTCTAGCTAAGTGGTCATTTGTGAATAATGTTTTTGGTTCTTTCGATGTAGGTTTCAGCCCTTCCTGTTTTGAGCTTATCATTACGAATGAGgctcttttttcctctttgtaGTTCCTTTGTCTTGtgaataaaatttcttgttcatcaaaaaaaaaaaaaaaaaaatgagctcTTAATCATATCTGACCTGCTAAGTGTATCTTATCATGTTAGTGAAGATCATAATTCTAATGTTAATATGAATTCATTTAGTTTTTACGTTACTATTATGTCCATGATTtgtcataaaatttaaaataccaAATGCACCAACATTTTCCTAAATATATGAATACATACTCTCAAGATCTTGAACACAATTAGCACATAATGCATAACAAACTTAAGTCTATAAAATGTGTAGAAGAGGTATACTAAATAGGTTTCCTTTTCCTCTAGCAAAAAGGAATTATGTACGATTTGAATGTACGAATTCTAAGAAAAAGTTGCATATACACGGTTCTTTTAGACAAATAAAGTTGCGTATTGTCAAATATTATGGTGTGTCTTTGTGTGTTGGGAGTGACTAATTCTTGatgtatatctttttttttttttttaaaaaaaaaaagagatattaTCTAGCACCATGATTTTTTCGTGGATGATTGTCTCGAGGAATGTTTGCTTCTTTTTCCTAAATTATTGAAggttagtattatttttttatcaacaaAGCTCGAGTGAAACTGTTGTTTCATTTTGAATTAACCGATTAGATGATTGATGAATATTTTGCATTTATAACTACTTATCCTCATGTTTGGCCCCTTAAAATTTGCAAAGAGCACATATCAAAGTTAAGGaattgtagtaaaaaaaaaaaatcatactgTACATGATTGCAGTCAGACAAAGAAGACAAAGAGTTGAAAGCACAAATGAATTGAAGCAAGGGGATGATCATAATTAACAAGGTTTGTTACTGAGtatcattatttttgtttgggtcttcatttttaaaccatataagTTAATTACTTTGTGCAAACTCTTATTTTGCATGCATGTATTTAGTCATTCCTCCAAATTATTGTTATATTTCAATCATTTAACCTTATCATATTTTTTCggaaattgttaaaatttttagtactATCATTTACACCATCTATCATAATACAACAACAATATCAACAAAACCTTATGCTCTGTTTGGCTGGGGGTTAGAAAGATGGAGGGATGGAAAATGGTGggataaaatatattaaatttagcTTTCCTTCATGTCTGTTTGGTTGGGAGAATGGAAAAGGGAAGGGATGGAAAACTCCtctgtttggttgagaagaaataTTGAAGGACAAAAAacgtaatttatataaatttaatttcatacccctattacataaaaaaagaaaaatttaatagtttgtaagaagtaatttttaaaaaaaattattatagacTTACCTAGTAATACAACTAATAAAAcatctagccaaaaaaaaaaaaaaaaacctgtcgttcaatattaaaacaaaagaaggcacaaacacacacaaaacaacaTACATAGTGTATCTaggcaaataataataataataataataataaaagaacatgccatttgattttttttttcccttttaagaaaaaaaacacacacatacacatcaACAACAACGTACATGGTacatttaataacaaaaaaagaaaaaggaaaaaaagaaaaccaaccGGTCGACTTACatttatactatttataagatgattcttttttttggactggacttttatgtaatttagaaatatccttaaactttaggtttaatgaaaaaacttgaggacaacccagtaaaaatatatctccaacTCCACTTCATTATAGTCTTCGTccaacactaaaaaaaaaaaaacaaacaaaatccaaGTTTTAGTCCTGGTTCggattttgcaaaaaaaaaaaaaaaaaaaaaaaaagaccaggCCAGACCAATTCTAtatccatataatttttttattatatatatatttttaaaaaacctaataACCTAACTCTACCTTTCTCTCCTCTCATTCTATTCTAATACAATTGAACatatttttgggtgttttgaatcaattaatccaaaattatttgcgaaaattcaaaatattagaGCCCAACAGTGCATGCCAAGGATTGAAATTCATTAGATCCAAGCTTTTATGGGATTGACAAACCTGTCTAGTcccaaaaattgcaaaaatcgAACTAGACCTATGTATGAAAGGTGGTAATGAGTTAATTTCCATCTACTCCTATTTTCTCCCTAAATTAGGGGGATTAGTTTTTGGTGGTCCCGGTGAGGACACATAGGCCTCACTAAAATCTCCCCCCATTTTCTATGATTGAATTGATGTaaattggttttcttttttaattttttattccacaTCACAATACTGACGCggcataaaaataatttttattttaatcgtCAGCTAGATCAATATTTTCCTTACTTTACTTAATGACATGGACTATTTTGACACACTACAAAATGATTAGGGACTAAACCgaaaaatttgaaacattattaaccaaattgacacaatctAAATGTCACACCAAACAGATAATTTAACACCACACACAGTAAAAATTGTTACCCACATCATTTCCTTTCCCTCTCTAGTGTTTAAAATCTTTCCTcccattttgtaaaaaaaaaaaaaaatctttcctccCATTTCTACTGTACCAAACACACTGAAACTGACTTTTATTTACCGTCTCAGGAGTTAGGACAATGAAAGCAAATCTTTTTGCTATTTGCTttctgggtttttatttttcgtGGGGTTTGAAAGTAGAACCTGAATATACTCTTCAATTCTCTCCTTTTTAATCATATTTCTTTAGGTAAATTTAATAAAGCATTCTGACTGAGCCGTGTTTGGATATGGTTGGTCAAGTaaagctcttcttcttcttcttttccaataAAGGTTTCTAGACTTGACTTATTAATTTGAATTCTGGTTTTCTGTTTTTGTGGGATTTGAGAGTAGACCCAGAAATAGCTACAGCTCAGTTTACATCATCCTCAATTTCAACGAGGAACTTGTCTTCGTTTCAAGGGCTTCAACTATCAACAGTGAAAGTTAGTCCTTCAGTGGAGCATTTGGGAGTGGGGAGCGGTCTCTTTCAGAGGGCACTTACGGGTCTGGTTGCTTCCAAGGTAGTATTTTCATCACCCATTTTTGTTTCTCCAATTTATCAGTGTTTGCTATTGAAGTTTGTTGTATTGTAGTATGTGGGGATTTTGATTGTTGTGAATTATGTGTTGGTATGTGGCTGGTTTGGGTACTTTGGGATGGGTTTCTCTATAGTTTGTATGATGGTATTAGTTTGAAATGTGTGATCAAAGGGTTTAAGGGAAAGCTagaacaaaaagttaaaaaaaaaaaaaaaaaattacagcaaATAATTTAGTGAAAGCTCTGGGACAGAAGACATGAGAAGTCGAAAGTTCATTCATAGAAGGTCTTAAAAAATAACTGTTTCAGCTTTATTACGCATAACTATTACTCCTCAATGAAAGTGCAttcttttctcttcaaaatTACACATTGACCACAAAGGAACAACTTTTCAAATCCCCCAATTACAGCTTTAGACAAAACATCTCTTCCAACATGATAAAACCTTCACCACAAGTTAAGGATTTACTACATCGTAGGATAAGGTGTTACCTAGGAGACACCAAACAAGCAAAAGATCATAGATCACAATTCTCATTCCACCCTAAGCCATCACACATTGTAAGAGGAAATGATTCACATTATCTTCATGGTTTTTACACATTGAATTACCAATCCATAATAATTAACCTTGCTTAAATTATTTGTTATCAAAATCTTCCCTACTACCATACAACACGAGAAGAAAGCTACCCTTGAGTTTGCGGTACACAAATTTGTCAGTGCTTTGCAAGGAAAATTTGTTCCTCCTTCTCTCAATATTTTATAGTAGCTCTTCAATtggaagtcttttttttttcagtacagaaatcataataaatatcttCTAATAATTGTGCCATAGATTATATTTCCTAATCATGCACTGTTCAAATGAGTATAGGATTCCATTTAAAACGACCAATTCCAAACTCTATATAGTTTTCCGCTTTATATTCTCTATTTGTTGCGATTAGAAAAAATTAGGTTGTCTCTCCTTTATAGCAGACTTACCATTCCACAAAATTTAGAGCCATCACTGTCATATATGATAATATGCAAGGCATCCCTTCTTCTAATATGATTCCACAAACCCAATGCATACAATCTGTTGACCTTGCCCGAACACCAATTTGCACAAATAGTGCCATTCTTCTATTACTCTCTTCCAGAAtgcattttctttgcatatccCCAAAACCACTTTCGCAACAAAGCTTGATTACACAACAATATCTTCTTAATCCCCAATTCTCCACGCTATAGAGTAGAGGATTGCAACAAATACTCCAATTAACTAAATGGAAATTAAATTCGTCACCCTTGCCACCTCAAAGGAAATCCTTTTGAAGTTTTTCCAACCTATTTGCCACCCTATAGGCTAtggaaaaaatataggaaatatTTTGGAAGGCTAGATAGCATACTTTTGATTATAGTCAGTATGCCACCCTTTGATAGGTACAATTTCTTCCAACCAACCAATTTCTTATGCATTCTCTCTTGAATGGAATCCCATATATGCATTGCCTTGAAATGAGCTCCCAACAGTAAACCCAAGGACTTCAAAACATGACATCCAAGATTACCTACTAGTTTTTCAATATTCACTATCTTGCCTTCTGGCCCCGATTTAGAATTACATAGAATAATTCTCAAACCTAAAATTGGCTCAAAACAAATAAGGAAACATCTTAAATAATGAAGATGTGTAGAGTATGCATCACAAATGATGGGTGTGTCATCAACAAAAAGTAGATGGGATATTACCAAATAACCATTCAAATAACCATTCAAATAACCCCTCGaattatcaaagaggaaaccatTCAAATAACCCCCTGACACTACTTTCATTATAATCCTTCTTAATGCTTCCTAACAACCACAGACAATAAAGGGGAAACCATATCCCCGTAACATAACCAATCTCATACTAGGAAAAAACCTAGTTGGAATGCCATTCACCAAAACCAGAAATCAGACTAGAAATACAAACCTTCATTTGCCCCAAAGCCAcacttttgaaataaataaatcaagaaGTCCCAGTTGAGGTGGTCATTAGCCTTTGCCATATTTAGGCTTCCAAATTTTAGACAACTATCCAAACATGTGATTGAGTCTAACTAGTCTATTGAGAATCTATAGTTgatctcaaaattttgggactaaggatTGGTTGTTGTATCCGAACATTCATTAGCTATGAGGATAGAATCAAGTATTTGTCGACCTTTAATTAATGCATTAGGCATATTAGACACAATCTCCCCTAATACCCCCTTTCAATCTATTTGCTTTTATAGGAATTAAAACCCCAAAGGtagcatttaaaaatttttcaaGCACACATTTGTCATAACTTGATgcattgtgattttttttttttttttattaagtaaataaacattattaaaaaCTCAAATCAAGTACACAATGaaagagcaaaaaaagaaagaaaaaataaaataggaaacAAACAGAGTGATTATGTAGCTCCTAGGGGGTCCACAAACTCTAAGAACTCCTCAATCGAGAACATCATGAGGGATGTCATTCACTCATATAAGGTTTTCAAAAACTGAAACTTCAATTTCATCATGCTAGTTTATGTACCTTCAAAACACCTTGCACTTAGTTCCCACCATATACACTACATAAGACAGAGCAGGACTACTAACCAACTGCCCCCTATTATCTCTTCTCCCAAATCATCTCAACTAGCTCAAGAGAATATGGCATCACCCAAGAAATACCAAATAAGCAGAAATACCAATTGATTTGTTGAATTTTAGTTTGGAAAACATGATTGACTActgttattgttatttgttgtAATTCAGTTTAGTTTCAAATAGAGAATCTATCCTTGAGGACCTTGACTATATACCTCCTAATTTTAGAAggataaaacttttttattgtAAGGTTGTTTGCCAATGAAACAATGAAAATGTATTTTGGGGCccacaagagaaaaagaaaactgcTTTGTGGGtcatttttttgttagaaaGTTCAGAATCAGGTCACTTTATGGTTTTTAAGTATGCTCTA
This genomic window contains:
- the LOC115968447 gene encoding uncharacterized protein LOC115968447; translated protein: MLIGNGNTIRIWEDPWIPDLPNFIPSPREGTGLELALIVSQLINQEGWDLTKIRNTFDETTSQLIQKIPLSRLAPKDCWMWISNSTGEFSVKSAYWLSRNISPPINQDATHGLIWKSKIHERLKMHLWRIAANCLPTKDRLARFYDLDDVLCPLCKDTEESSLHLFISCPFTRAVWFNSQWGLRLENLNLNSPSYLIGVFLNPPAEGNIVGVKRDEFLLFGAVICEAIWRARNQAIFEGKETNPIELCQKVDKSIGEHKMPIATQLGFQLLKQDQRWKKPPRDSIKINVDAAFKDDKSSIAAAEAEAIKWALSLAKSIDAATIIMESDSKGCVDALAPSGNQVSALPVLSLSLRMRLFFPLCSSFVL